A genomic stretch from Pseudanabaena sp. ABRG5-3 includes:
- the purT gene encoding formate-dependent phosphoribosylglycinamide formyltransferase, with protein sequence MAIALPKKIMLLGSGELGKEVVIAAQRLGNMVIAVDRYDNAPAMQVADCREVISMLDGDALEAVVKKHQPDLIVPEVEAIRTEKLLELEAQGYTVIPTAAATNFTMNRDRIRDLASNELGLRTAKYAYANSLDELKTVAAEIGFPNVIKPVMSSSGKGQSVVQNADELEKAWDYAIAGGRGDTAKIIIEEFINFEVEITLLTIRQWQGETLFCEAIGHRQERGDYQESWQPVGLTPVQVKDAQDIARKVTDKLGGAGIFGVEFFITKDEVIFSELSPRPHDTGMVTLISQNLNEFELHLRAILGLPIPTIELLSPSASAVILASETSDNISFTGIEEALAIPNTEIRLFGKPDSRPYRRMGVALAKGKDAIEARQKATEAASKVKII encoded by the coding sequence ATGGCGATCGCGTTACCAAAAAAAATCATGCTTCTTGGCTCTGGTGAACTGGGGAAAGAGGTTGTTATTGCTGCCCAAAGGCTCGGTAATATGGTAATTGCAGTTGATCGCTATGATAATGCGCCTGCGATGCAGGTTGCTGATTGTCGAGAAGTTATTTCGATGTTGGATGGTGATGCCCTCGAAGCTGTTGTGAAAAAGCATCAACCTGATCTGATCGTGCCAGAAGTGGAAGCAATCCGTACTGAGAAACTGCTTGAATTGGAAGCGCAGGGTTACACCGTCATTCCTACTGCCGCAGCTACCAACTTCACGATGAACCGCGATCGCATTCGGGATTTAGCAAGTAATGAATTGGGGCTACGTACTGCCAAATACGCCTATGCTAATAGCCTCGATGAACTGAAAACCGTTGCTGCCGAAATTGGTTTTCCCAATGTGATTAAACCTGTGATGTCTTCCTCTGGCAAAGGTCAATCTGTTGTGCAAAATGCTGATGAACTTGAAAAAGCATGGGACTATGCGATCGCGGGCGGTCGGGGTGATACTGCCAAAATCATTATCGAAGAGTTTATTAATTTTGAAGTGGAAATTACCCTGTTAACAATCCGTCAATGGCAAGGGGAGACGCTATTTTGTGAAGCGATCGGGCATCGTCAGGAACGGGGGGATTATCAAGAATCATGGCAACCCGTCGGCTTAACCCCTGTCCAAGTCAAAGATGCACAGGATATTGCTCGCAAAGTTACCGATAAACTTGGTGGTGCAGGCATCTTCGGCGTAGAATTTTTTATCACTAAGGATGAAGTAATTTTTTCTGAACTGTCTCCCCGTCCCCACGATACTGGGATGGTTACGCTAATTTCCCAAAACCTCAATGAGTTTGAACTGCATTTACGCGCAATTTTAGGTTTGCCGATTCCTACTATTGAGTTGCTCAGCCCGTCTGCTAGTGCCGTTATTCTTGCTAGCGAAACCAGTGACAATATTTCCTTTACAGGAATAGAAGAAGCCCTTGCGATTCCTAATACAGAAATCCGTTTATTTGGTAAACCAGATTCTCGTCCATACCGACGTATGGGGGTTGCTTTAGCTAAAGGGAAAGATGCTATAGAAGCTCGTCAAAAGGCAACAGAAGCTGCATCCAAAGTCAAGATCATCTAA
- a CDS encoding AAA family ATPase has protein sequence MPKWFNTAGPCKFDIHYMLSATDRLPEIKQLIAQENYFVIHAPRQVGKTTAMITLAQELTASGQYTAVMLSLEVGAVFSHDPELAGRAILDEWQDAIRFYLPPELHPSHSILGESGRHIGAFLAAWSQESPRPLVVFLDEIDALSDETLVSVLRQIRSGFPRRPKGFPQSVALVGMRDVRDYKYASIGGSDRLNTSSPFNIKVRSFTLSNFTLEDVRKLYQQHTDATGQVFTPEAVDLAFHLTQGQPWLVNAIAKEIVEYIAKDPSISITPELVNQAKEILIKRQDTHLDSLAERLREDRVRAIIQPILSGLELGDTPDDDRRYLLDLGLVVRSQEGGLKIANPMYREVIPRVLSQGSQDSLPMIQPIWLNADGSLNVSVLLDAFLAFWRQHGEPLFKSVNYPEIAPHLVMMAFLHRVVNGGGTLEREYAIGSGRMDICLRYGKVTLGMELKVWRDKKPDPIKEGFKQLDQYLSGLSLDTGWLVIFDRRSGLPPLSDRTTTEMATSPAGREITVIRG, from the coding sequence ATGCCAAAATGGTTTAATACTGCTGGTCCCTGTAAGTTTGACATTCACTACATGTTGTCAGCTACTGACCGCTTACCTGAAATCAAACAGCTAATTGCTCAAGAAAACTATTTTGTAATTCATGCGCCAAGGCAAGTGGGTAAGACTACAGCGATGATTACTCTTGCACAAGAATTAACAGCGAGTGGTCAATATACGGCAGTGATGCTATCTCTGGAAGTGGGGGCTGTATTTTCCCATGATCCAGAATTAGCAGGGCGTGCAATTTTGGATGAGTGGCAGGATGCAATTAGGTTTTATTTACCACCAGAGTTGCATCCTAGTCATAGCATTTTAGGAGAATCAGGTCGTCACATCGGGGCGTTTTTGGCAGCATGGTCACAGGAATCGCCACGACCATTGGTAGTGTTTCTCGATGAAATTGATGCTTTGAGTGACGAGACTCTAGTTTCTGTACTTCGGCAAATTAGATCTGGATTTCCACGTCGTCCAAAGGGCTTTCCGCAGTCAGTTGCCCTAGTGGGAATGCGTGATGTGCGGGATTATAAATATGCATCAATAGGCGGGAGCGATCGCCTAAATACTTCTAGTCCTTTTAACATCAAAGTGCGTTCTTTTACCTTGAGTAACTTTACGCTTGAGGACGTGAGAAAGCTCTACCAGCAACATACAGATGCGACGGGTCAAGTATTTACACCTGAAGCAGTTGATTTAGCTTTTCATTTGACTCAGGGTCAGCCTTGGTTAGTCAATGCGATCGCTAAAGAAATAGTTGAATACATAGCTAAAGATCCATCTATTTCAATTACTCCTGAGTTAGTGAATCAAGCAAAGGAAATTCTGATTAAGAGACAAGACACGCATCTAGATAGCCTCGCAGAAAGATTACGAGAAGATAGAGTGAGGGCAATCATTCAACCAATTTTATCTGGATTGGAGTTAGGAGATACTCCTGATGACGATCGGCGCTATTTGTTGGATTTGGGTTTAGTGGTGCGGAGTCAGGAAGGTGGTTTGAAGATTGCGAATCCAATGTATCGAGAAGTGATTCCCAGAGTTTTATCTCAAGGCTCACAGGATAGTCTGCCGATGATTCAACCTATTTGGTTGAACGCTGATGGGAGCCTTAATGTCTCAGTTCTTCTTGATGCTTTTCTAGCTTTTTGGCGGCAACATGGGGAACCGTTATTCAAGAGTGTTAATTATCCAGAAATAGCACCACATTTAGTGATGATGGCTTTTTTGCATCGGGTGGTTAATGGTGGGGGGACTTTGGAGAGGGAATATGCGATCGGTTCGGGGCGAATGGATATTTGTTTGCGCTATGGCAAGGTGACTTTGGGGATGGAGTTGAAGGTATGGCGAGACAAGAAACCAGATCCTATTAAGGAAGGATTCAAGCAGTTAGATCAATATTTATCGGGGTTGAGTTTGGATACGGGTTGGTTGGTGATATTCGATCGCCGTTCTGGTTTACCGCCGCTCAGCGATCGCACTACGACGGAGATGGCTACTAGTCCCGCAGGTCGAGAAATTACTGTAATTCGGGGATAA